A portion of the Leptolyngbya sp. CCY15150 genome contains these proteins:
- a CDS encoding phosphoadenosine phosphosulfate reductase family protein, which translates to MAQSAVRHILGLSGGKDSTALAILLHQDIPEMEYFFCDTHKELPETYEYLDRIKARLGIKIHYLSAAQGFDYWLDIYGGYLPSPRSRWCTRQMKIKPLEQFVGEDAAISYVGIRADEDRDGYISTKPNIQPVFPFKEQGLVKQDILDLLEDSGIGLPDYYRWRSRSGCFFCFFQRKYEWVKLAKEHPDLFAEAVRYEQEHKDGRQYTWTDGETLLELLAREEDIIAHHEKSVAQQKAAPNGQSLSLVDILDDLFDEEVDGLPCLACHL; encoded by the coding sequence ATGGCTCAATCAGCAGTTCGACACATTCTTGGATTATCCGGCGGCAAGGACAGCACAGCCCTCGCTATTTTGCTTCATCAAGACATTCCAGAGATGGAGTACTTTTTCTGTGATACCCATAAGGAACTGCCGGAAACCTACGAATACCTTGACCGAATTAAGGCTCGTCTAGGTATCAAAATACACTATCTCAGTGCAGCTCAGGGATTTGATTATTGGCTGGATATTTATGGTGGATATCTCCCCTCACCCAGAAGCCGATGGTGTACTAGGCAAATGAAAATTAAACCCCTAGAGCAGTTTGTAGGGGAAGATGCTGCCATCAGTTATGTTGGAATTCGGGCGGATGAGGATCGAGATGGCTATATTTCTACTAAGCCGAATATTCAGCCGGTATTTCCGTTTAAGGAGCAAGGTCTAGTCAAGCAGGATATTCTCGATCTTCTAGAAGATAGCGGTATTGGTCTGCCAGACTACTATCGTTGGCGGAGTCGATCAGGATGCTTCTTTTGTTTCTTCCAGAGAAAATATGAGTGGGTGAAGCTGGCGAAAGAGCATCCTGATTTGTTTGCTGAAGCTGTGCGCTATGAGCAGGAACACAAGGATGGGCGGCAGTATACCTGGACAGATGGTGAAACCTTGCTAGAACTGCTTGCGCGCGAAGAAGACATCATAGCTCACCATGAAAAATCGGTCGCTCAGCAAAAAGCAGCTCCCAATGGTCAATCGCTATCGCTCGTAGATATTTTAGATGACTTGTTTGATGAGGAAGTGGATGGCTTACCTTGTTTAGCTTGTCATCTATAG
- a CDS encoding DUF4007 family protein has translation MPQLQLSFNASFALKKEDLLKILRVAADEEGLAFPLSDLMTKTGLGNKKVGPMKSWAIRAGLVQGHTLSPEGQLILERDPYLISPLTDWFMHAHLSLAGHGFAASPNQPADWGGWPWLVYHYAPLHAQFTLDDLVQYSSAVFADDTPKVLTKNFKLLLRTYTDSTALSAIRWLTLNGTTYTTGDVQLPSPYLIGYILAKLWERDYPDDTSILTKTLLDQPFGLAALLGLSNTQLQTQLDTLETYAILEQRREVPPFQLVRRWLSPLDLLDKAYAGA, from the coding sequence ATGCCACAACTACAGCTCAGCTTTAATGCATCATTTGCACTGAAAAAGGAAGACTTGCTCAAAATCCTACGCGTAGCAGCAGATGAAGAAGGTTTAGCTTTTCCACTTTCAGATTTAATGACTAAAACAGGATTGGGGAACAAGAAGGTTGGCCCAATGAAAAGCTGGGCAATTCGAGCTGGACTAGTGCAAGGACATACCCTAAGTCCTGAAGGGCAGCTCATTCTAGAGCGAGATCCCTATTTGATCAGTCCCCTCACAGATTGGTTCATGCACGCCCATCTCAGCCTAGCTGGGCACGGTTTTGCTGCTTCTCCTAACCAGCCTGCCGACTGGGGCGGTTGGCCTTGGCTTGTCTACCACTATGCCCCGCTCCATGCTCAGTTCACCCTTGACGACCTGGTGCAATACAGCAGCGCTGTCTTTGCTGACGATACGCCCAAAGTCCTGACCAAAAACTTTAAGCTACTTCTCCGCACCTACACCGACTCGACGGCCCTGTCTGCCATTCGATGGCTCACCCTGAATGGCACAACCTACACTACCGGCGACGTTCAACTGCCTTCTCCCTACCTCATAGGCTATATTCTCGCCAAACTCTGGGAGCGTGACTACCCCGACGATACCTCCATCCTCACCAAAACCTTGCTCGACCAACCCTTTGGCCTAGCTGCCCTGCTTGGTCTTTCCAATACCCAACTGCAAACCCAGCTCGATACCCTCGAAACCTACGCCATCCTCGAACAACGCCGAGAGGTGCCCCCCTTCCAACTGGTGCGCCGCTGGCTCTCTCCCCTCGACCTTCTTGACAAAGCCTACGCAGGAGCCTAG